The Streptomyces luteogriseus genome includes a window with the following:
- a CDS encoding AMP-dependent synthetase/ligase, giving the protein MREFSLPALYEVPADGNLTDIVRRNAAQHPDVAVIARKIGGSWQDVTATAFLAEVHTAAKGLIAAGVQPGDRVGLMSRTRYEWTLLDFAIWSAGAVTVPVYETSSPEQVQWILGDSGATACVVESDAHSAAIESVRDRLPALKHVWQIEGGGLDELGRLGQDVTDETVEERGSFAKADDPATIVYTSGTTGRPKGCVLTHRSFFAECGNIVERLRPLFRTGECSVLLFLPLAHVFGRLVQIAPMMAPIKLGCVPDIKNLTDELASFRPTLILGVPRVFEKVYNSARAKAQADGKGKIFDKAADTAIAYSKALDTPSGPSLGLRIKHKTFDKLVFSKLRAVLGGRGEYAISGGAPLGERLGHFFRGIGFTVLEGYGLTESCAATAFNPWDRQKIGTVGQPLPGSVVRIADDGEVLLHGEHLFKEYWNNPGATAEALADGWFHTGDIGTLDEDGYLRITGRKKEIIVTAGGKNVAPAVIEDRIRAHALVAECMVVGDGRPFVGALVTIDEEFLGRWCAEHGKPAGATAASLSEDPDLLAAIQAAIDDGNAAVSKAESVRKFRILSSQFTEESGHLTPSLKLKRNVVAKDYAHEVEAIYAK; this is encoded by the coding sequence TTGCGCGAGTTCAGCCTTCCGGCTTTGTACGAGGTCCCTGCGGACGGAAACCTGACCGACATCGTCCGCAGAAACGCCGCGCAGCACCCGGACGTCGCCGTCATCGCCCGCAAGATCGGCGGCAGCTGGCAGGACGTCACGGCCACCGCGTTCCTCGCCGAGGTGCACACGGCCGCGAAGGGGCTGATCGCCGCCGGGGTCCAGCCGGGCGACCGGGTGGGCCTGATGTCGCGCACCCGCTACGAGTGGACGCTGCTGGACTTCGCGATCTGGAGCGCGGGCGCGGTGACCGTGCCGGTGTACGAGACCAGTTCGCCGGAGCAGGTGCAGTGGATCCTCGGCGACTCGGGCGCGACCGCCTGTGTCGTGGAGTCGGACGCCCACTCGGCCGCGATCGAGTCGGTGCGCGACCGGCTGCCGGCGCTGAAGCATGTGTGGCAGATCGAGGGCGGCGGCCTCGACGAGCTGGGCCGGCTCGGCCAGGACGTCACGGACGAGACGGTCGAGGAGCGCGGTTCGTTCGCCAAGGCCGACGACCCGGCGACCATCGTCTACACCTCGGGCACCACCGGCCGTCCCAAGGGCTGCGTGCTCACCCACCGCAGCTTCTTCGCGGAGTGCGGCAACATCGTGGAGCGGCTGCGTCCGCTGTTCCGCACGGGCGAGTGCTCGGTGCTGCTCTTCCTGCCGCTCGCGCACGTCTTCGGCCGGCTGGTGCAGATCGCGCCCATGATGGCGCCGATCAAGCTCGGCTGCGTCCCCGACATCAAGAACCTCACCGACGAGCTGGCCTCGTTCCGCCCGACGCTGATCCTCGGGGTTCCGCGCGTCTTCGAGAAGGTCTACAACTCGGCACGCGCCAAGGCGCAGGCCGACGGCAAGGGCAAGATCTTCGACAAGGCCGCCGACACCGCGATCGCCTACAGCAAGGCGCTGGACACCCCCTCGGGCCCGTCGCTCGGCCTGCGGATCAAGCACAAGACGTTCGACAAGCTCGTCTTCAGCAAACTCCGCGCGGTCCTCGGCGGCCGGGGCGAGTACGCCATCTCCGGCGGCGCCCCGCTCGGCGAGCGCCTCGGGCACTTCTTCCGCGGCATCGGCTTCACGGTCCTGGAGGGCTACGGCCTGACCGAGTCCTGCGCGGCCACCGCGTTCAACCCCTGGGACCGGCAGAAGATCGGCACGGTCGGCCAGCCGCTGCCCGGCTCGGTGGTGCGGATCGCCGACGACGGCGAGGTGCTGCTGCACGGCGAGCACCTGTTCAAGGAGTACTGGAACAACCCCGGCGCGACCGCGGAGGCGCTGGCCGACGGCTGGTTCCACACCGGTGACATCGGCACCCTGGACGAGGACGGCTACCTCAGGATCACCGGCCGCAAGAAGGAGATCATCGTCACCGCGGGCGGCAAGAACGTCGCCCCGGCCGTGATCGAGGACCGCATCCGGGCGCACGCCCTGGTCGCGGAGTGCATGGTGGTGGGCGACGGGCGGCCGTTCGTGGGCGCGCTGGTCACCATCGACGAGGAGTTCCTGGGCCGTTGGTGCGCGGAGCACGGCAAGCCGGCGGGTGCCACCGCGGCGTCGCTGAGCGAGGACCCGGACCTGCTGGCCGCGATCCAGGCGGCGATCGACGACGGCAACGCCGCGGTGTCGAAGGCGGAATCGGTGCGGAAGTTCCGCATTCTGTCCTCCCAGTTCACGGAGGAGTCGGGCCACCTGACCCCCTCGCTGAAGCTGAAGCGGAACGTGGTGGCGAAGGACTACGCGCACGAGGTCGAGGCGATCTACGCCAAGTAG
- a CDS encoding metallophosphoesterase family protein, with the protein MAPTPARNHRTRVHVVSDVHGNARDLARAGEGADALICLGDLVLFLDYADHSRGIFPDLFGVENADRIVALRTARRFEEAREFGARLWAGVGEDRASVIEEAVRKQYAELFAAFPTPTYATYGNVDMPPLWREYAGPGTTVLDGERVEIGGLVFGFVGGGLRTPMRTPYEISDEEYAAKIEAVGEVDVLCTHIPPEVPELVYDTVARRFERGSRALLDAIRRTRPRYALYGHVHQPLVKRMRIGATECVNVGHFASTGTPWALEW; encoded by the coding sequence ATGGCACCCACACCAGCCCGAAACCACCGGACGCGCGTACACGTGGTCAGCGACGTGCACGGCAACGCCCGCGATCTGGCCAGGGCCGGTGAGGGCGCGGATGCCCTGATATGCCTGGGCGACCTCGTCCTGTTCCTCGACTACGCCGACCACTCCCGCGGCATCTTCCCCGACCTGTTCGGCGTCGAGAACGCCGACCGCATCGTCGCGCTGCGCACCGCCCGCCGTTTCGAGGAGGCCCGGGAGTTCGGCGCCCGGCTGTGGGCAGGCGTCGGCGAGGACCGCGCCTCGGTGATCGAGGAGGCGGTGCGCAAGCAGTACGCCGAACTGTTCGCCGCGTTCCCCACTCCTACGTACGCCACCTACGGCAACGTCGACATGCCGCCCCTGTGGCGGGAGTACGCGGGCCCCGGCACGACCGTCCTCGACGGCGAGCGCGTCGAGATCGGCGGCCTGGTCTTCGGCTTCGTCGGCGGCGGCCTGCGCACACCGATGCGGACGCCGTACGAGATCAGCGACGAGGAGTACGCGGCGAAGATCGAGGCCGTGGGCGAGGTCGACGTCCTCTGCACCCACATCCCGCCCGAGGTCCCCGAACTGGTCTACGACACCGTCGCCCGCCGCTTCGAGCGCGGCAGCCGCGCTTTGCTGGACGCCATCCGCCGCACCCGGCCCCGCTACGCCCTCTACGGGCACGTCCACCAGCCCCTGGTGAAGAGGATGCGGATCGGCGCGACCGAGTGCGTGAACGTGGGGCACTTCGCGTCGACCGGAACGCCCTGGGCGCTGGAGTGGTGA